The following is a genomic window from Halodesulfovibrio marinisediminis DSM 17456.
CCGAGAGCCTGTGTATGGTGTTTGAATAGCTTATTAGCGATAGTGAAGCCAAGAACACATACTTTTGCCCGTTGTTCAACATCCTGTTTGGTAAAGAAACTTCCTAAGGTTACTGGAGCAGCACGGATGGCGGGAAAATCTGCGTTAACAGCAATCAATTGAGAATTAACGGTGTTGCGGCGGTAGGTGATGGTAGAGTCTTTGGTAACAAACGGGGTACCTTGCTTTACGTAAGGATTGTTTTCCAGCAGGGCATCCACATCTTCCATTTTGAACGTGGTGGTAACTCGGCCGAATCGCAATTCTCCGTTGCGTCGGAAGGTAGGTTGTCCTGCAAGAGCAACAAGCAGGTTAGGGCCGAGCTTGTCAATTTCCACCTGTGCCTGTGCCTTGAATGCCTCAGAGACGTGGAGAACACCCGTGAGCGCAAGTGTTCCTAAGAAGACTCCAAGCATAGCAAGCGCAGAACGGAGCTTATGCGTGGCAAGGGAGCGAAGGGCTATACGTAAAGAGTTTAGCATCACATGTCTCCCCGTAATGCGCGGATTGGATCAAGTTCTGCAGCTTGTCGTGCAGGCCCGAGTCCGAAGATAATGCCGACAGCCATGGCTGCTCCAAGTGCAGTTAGGAAAATTTTGAGTGATAATTGTATCTTAATAAGCTGAAAGATAAAAAGCACTCGCGCCAGCGTAATGCCCATCGCAACCCCGATTATACCTCCTATGATAGTCAAGAGTACTGCTTCCAGCAGGAATTGCCGTATTATTGCTCCTTTAGTGGCACCTATGGCACGTTTTAACCCGATTTCAACAGTCCGTTCGGACACGGAAAGATAGAATAAATTTGCCAGTACAAAACCACCAACGATCATGGCGGTGACTGCTGTTATGCCAAGAAATATTGTTAATCCGCCTTTAAGGGCGGCGAGAAATTCTTGTACTTCTTTAGCAGAAAGTATGGTGAAGTCATTTGGTTCACCAGAGGGGATCTTATGAAGATGACGCAGGAAACTGGTTAGGTTATCGACATTGGTCTGCATGTTTTTTGCGTCAAGAAATTTAATACGCAGGCCTATGAAGTATTGTCTGTTGGCACCAAAGCGTTGTGCTAATGTAGTTAAAGGAACAATGATACGGTCATCAATGCTTACCCCACTGCCTCCAGTGAATCCCCTGTGGGTTAATTCTCCAACAATGGTCAAGGGGATCGAATCGATGAATATAGTTTTACTGATGGGGCTCTCCTTTTTAGTAAAAAGAGCCTTGGAGACGGCTTCGCCAACCAAACATACTCTTAATCCCCGTGTAATGTCTTCTTGTGTAAGATCTCTTCCGGACTTGAGCGGCCAGTTCCATGCCTTGCTATAGTTGGCAGATGTGCCAATAACAACTGCAACGTCCCAGCTTTTGTTTTTGTACCGAACTTTTTTCCCTCGTACTGTTCCTAATGGCACTACGAGGTATGTTCCCGGTAACGAGCGTTTGATCTGCATCAGATCATTCCACGAAAGCGTAAGCATTCGTTGCCCCACTGGACGGGTAAAAATATCACCGCCTATCACAAGTACGGCATC
Proteins encoded in this region:
- a CDS encoding ABC transporter permease, with the translated sequence MNIRNLKSELAFMGRIGLLALQSLWAYKIRSLFVIISISLGIASLTVIIAAHDGANQKAEELTESFGPDAVLVIGGDIFTRPVGQRMLTLSWNDLMQIKRSLPGTYLVVPLGTVRGKKVRYKNKSWDVAVVIGTSANYSKAWNWPLKSGRDLTQEDITRGLRVCLVGEAVSKALFTKKESPISKTIFIDSIPLTIVGELTHRGFTGGSGVSIDDRIIVPLTTLAQRFGANRQYFIGLRIKFLDAKNMQTNVDNLTSFLRHLHKIPSGEPNDFTILSAKEVQEFLAALKGGLTIFLGITAVTAMIVGGFVLANLFYLSVSERTVEIGLKRAIGATKGAIIRQFLLEAVLLTIIGGIIGVAMGITLARVLFIFQLIKIQLSLKIFLTALGAAMAVGIIFGLGPARQAAELDPIRALRGDM